The genomic DNA ACGGCTCTTTTTGTCAACATGAGGCGATCTTAAAACCGTGTATCTGCTGATCTTGGTCGGAAGAGGTATCGGACCAACAACTCTGGCCCCGGTCCTCTTTGCAACGTTCACAACTTCAACTACTGATTTATCCAGCAGCCTGTGATCGTAAGACTTCATTT from Candidatus Firestonebacteria bacterium RIFOXYD2_FULL_39_29 includes the following:
- a CDS encoding 30S ribosomal protein S10 is translated as MDKQKIRIKMKSYDHRLLDKSVVEVVNVAKRTGARVVGPIPLPTKISRYTVLRSPHVDKKSREQFEIRVHKRLLDILEPTPKTVDMLSKLDLPAGIDVEIKL